One genomic segment of Novisyntrophococcus fermenticellae includes these proteins:
- a CDS encoding efflux RND transporter periplasmic adaptor subunit: MNQEEMNMTEPPEELQIDTDGLELPSAAKKKKKLPGWVILPVIGVLALAGVLLSLVLKPAKAPATLTVVSVKKGDVAEEYTTSGTVESESKKTFFSPVNATVQSLNAKVGQAVKEGDLLLSFDTSDLEMNNQQSELNLEAAKAGNQSTVEQADQSASIASKNQAAINEQISGTKEKIKAKQAEVDQLNADVKQEQGNISSAYQDFESQKKQKQEELAALKAECDAAKSKLDKNAAILNNQNAELESKQTKLNNFPSDGSDEKRQELIDDIIKLPDLIAETKNAAIELQAAYDSKLQSYNNALNAYASLSFSDVSGTAVQKLAAAQTELSSLQAALEQLETSAGSPSTAKITDGQYKSMKIQENLAELAKLSAEELVELGKQGIHAEFNGIVSDVQTAEGTAAMQGGALFTLVSNTEVSVRLEVPSNDFDKLKAGSKATIKIGDNTYRGTLTSIDKIATTNLKGNPVIGAEVHIDNPDENIYIGVSSKVTLSVAESKDVLCLSNEVVNTGTDGDFVYVIRDGRVKKQMVELGIASNSVVEIKGGLKEGDEVITDVTSSLEEGMTAIGVADSK; this comes from the coding sequence ATGAATCAAGAAGAAATGAATATGACAGAACCACCGGAGGAACTACAAATTGATACTGACGGCCTTGAATTACCTTCTGCGGCAAAGAAAAAAAAGAAGCTTCCGGGATGGGTAATCCTTCCCGTCATCGGTGTACTGGCACTGGCCGGGGTTCTTTTGTCTCTGGTTTTAAAACCTGCCAAAGCTCCGGCCACACTTACTGTCGTCTCTGTAAAGAAAGGAGATGTGGCAGAAGAATATACGACTTCAGGCACTGTGGAAAGTGAATCCAAAAAAACATTCTTTTCTCCTGTAAATGCCACTGTACAAAGCTTAAATGCCAAGGTAGGGCAAGCGGTAAAAGAGGGGGATCTGCTGCTTTCCTTTGACACCAGTGATCTGGAAATGAACAATCAACAATCTGAACTGAATCTTGAGGCAGCGAAGGCTGGAAATCAAAGTACGGTTGAACAGGCGGATCAAAGCGCGTCTATAGCATCAAAAAATCAGGCTGCCATTAATGAGCAGATCTCAGGCACAAAAGAAAAAATCAAAGCAAAACAAGCGGAGGTTGATCAGCTCAATGCTGACGTCAAACAGGAACAAGGAAACATCTCCAGTGCCTATCAGGATTTTGAAAGCCAGAAAAAGCAAAAACAAGAAGAACTGGCTGCTTTAAAAGCAGAATGTGATGCCGCAAAGAGTAAGCTGGACAAAAACGCTGCCATCTTAAATAATCAGAATGCAGAATTGGAGTCAAAGCAGACAAAGCTGAATAATTTTCCCTCTGACGGTTCTGATGAGAAGCGGCAGGAACTTATTGATGATATCATAAAATTACCTGATTTGATTGCGGAAACTAAAAATGCAGCAATTGAATTACAGGCGGCATATGACAGTAAGCTCCAATCCTATAATAACGCTTTAAATGCTTACGCAAGTCTGTCATTTTCCGATGTATCAGGGACAGCTGTCCAGAAACTCGCTGCTGCTCAGACAGAGCTTTCTTCTTTGCAGGCTGCTCTGGAACAGCTGGAGACCAGCGCCGGATCTCCTTCCACCGCCAAAATCACTGACGGGCAGTACAAAAGTATGAAAATTCAGGAAAATCTGGCTGAACTGGCGAAATTATCCGCTGAAGAACTGGTAGAACTGGGTAAGCAGGGTATTCATGCCGAATTCAATGGAATCGTCTCTGATGTCCAGACTGCCGAAGGCACGGCCGCCATGCAGGGCGGAGCACTCTTTACCCTGGTCAGCAATACGGAGGTAAGCGTAAGGCTGGAAGTACCCTCCAATGACTTCGACAAACTGAAAGCTGGCAGCAAAGCCACCATTAAAATCGGAGACAACACCTACCGGGGCACCCTGACTTCTATCGATAAAATTGCTACCACAAATCTGAAAGGGAACCCGGTTATCGGTGCCGAAGTACATATCGACAATCCGGATGAAAATATCTATATCGGTGTATCCTCCAAAGTTACGTTATCCGTGGCCGAATCAAAGGATGTGCTCTGCCTTTCCAACGAAGTTGTGAATACAGGCACCGATGGGGATTTTGTCTATGTTATCCGGGATGGTAGAGTAAAAAAGCAGATGGTGGAACTGGGTATAGCTTCCAACTCCGTGGTTGAGATTAAAGGGGGATTAAAGGAAGGTGACGAAGTCATCACTGATGTGACCAGTTCACTGGAAGAAGGTATGACGGCCATTGGCGTGGCGGATTCCAAATAA
- a CDS encoding polysaccharide deacetylase family protein: MWRRFRLFFLIECLILAALLIADARSKKFTQETTGTTAREDPRVALTFDDGPSEYTMSLLDGLRERGVKATFFLQGQCIEGREKIIRQMQEDGHLIGNHTFHHVQLTKLSDEQAKQEVVSTSNAIFKITGIYTAFIRPPFGEWKKGLDYNVTMIPVLWTLDSRDWYTQNTPVIVNEVMKQVDDGDIILMHDCFQTSVESALQIVDRLKEQGYEFVTVDEMIVE, translated from the coding sequence ATGTGGCGTCGTTTTCGTCTGTTTTTTTTAATTGAGTGTCTGATTTTAGCCGCACTGCTGATTGCTGATGCGAGAAGCAAGAAATTTACGCAGGAGACTACCGGGACCACGGCCAGAGAAGACCCGCGGGTGGCACTGACCTTTGATGACGGCCCCAGCGAGTATACCATGAGTCTGTTGGATGGACTAAGGGAGCGTGGGGTGAAGGCCACATTCTTTCTGCAGGGGCAGTGTATTGAGGGCAGAGAGAAAATCATCAGGCAGATGCAGGAGGATGGACATTTAATTGGAAATCATACCTTTCATCATGTACAGCTTACAAAGCTGTCAGACGAACAGGCAAAGCAGGAGGTTGTGTCCACAAGTAATGCAATATTTAAGATTACAGGAATCTACACTGCATTTATACGCCCACCCTTTGGAGAGTGGAAAAAAGGGTTGGATTATAATGTGACGATGATTCCTGTACTGTGGACATTAGATTCCAGGGACTGGTATACACAGAATACGCCTGTTATCGTCAATGAGGTCATGAAACAGGTGGATGACGGAGATATTATCCTGATGCATGACTGCTTTCAGACATCCGTGGAATCGGCACTGCAGATCGTGGATCGCCTGAAAGAGCAGGGGTATGAATTTGTTACCGTAGATGAAATGATCGTGGAATAG
- a CDS encoding YerC/YecD family TrpR-related protein, translated as MSKTIHTEAVDHLFEAVLCLKNKEECYTFFQDVCTINELLSLSQRFEVAKMLREKKTYLEISDKTGASTATISRVNRSLTYGNDGYEMVFNRLEDSSRP; from the coding sequence ATGAGCAAGACGATTCATACGGAAGCGGTGGATCACCTTTTTGAGGCTGTCTTATGCCTGAAAAATAAAGAGGAATGCTATACCTTTTTCCAGGATGTCTGTACAATCAATGAGCTATTGTCTCTTTCCCAGCGTTTTGAAGTGGCAAAGATGCTGCGTGAAAAGAAGACCTATCTGGAAATTTCTGATAAAACAGGAGCATCTACTGCGACCATCAGCCGCGTTAACCGCTCCCTTACTTATGGAAATGATGGGTACGAGATGGTATTTAACCGTCTGGAAGACAGTTCCAGACCATGA
- a CDS encoding ABC transporter permease: MGQFWEYVKMALYNIRSNKGRSFLTMLGIIIGIASVIAIVSIGSGLKADVMSNSEIKTAEVVVNSNEVNYTSIITPEDVEAVQNRLRDISPGVVAQSTGYGSVSTRKGDFEAYITLTFPTAVNDPNMKKVVKGSYWNQDNLQNADPVCVLDRASALYLFGTDDIIGMDMEISVENTLQTVRITGVRDSDPDTMAANEQAMTMFGMQMPVYLEMPYTVSELWGNPIENFSGITAYLNSSEDSNAVTKETIQTLTSRHIGEGDNLFIKQNMMEQLTETMGTVLDAVTAFIALVAGISLLVGGIGVMNIMLVSVTERTREIGIRKALGAKTSSIIAQFLCESAIISGIGGIIGIILGAGISYLISALKIAGLSARLSPLAIVLTTCFSCGVGIIFGIYPARKAAHMRPIEALRQM; encoded by the coding sequence ATGGGACAATTTTGGGAATACGTAAAGATGGCTTTGTATAATATCCGTTCGAATAAAGGCCGCTCCTTTCTTACTATGTTAGGCATCATCATCGGTATCGCATCCGTAATCGCCATCGTTTCCATAGGAAGCGGCCTGAAAGCAGATGTTATGTCCAACAGTGAAATTAAGACAGCGGAAGTCGTGGTAAACAGTAATGAAGTCAATTATACCTCTATCATAACCCCGGAGGATGTAGAGGCTGTCCAGAACAGACTGCGGGACATTTCTCCGGGGGTTGTGGCACAGTCTACGGGCTATGGTTCTGTTTCCACTCGCAAGGGAGACTTTGAAGCCTATATTACCTTAACTTTTCCTACAGCCGTCAACGATCCGAATATGAAAAAGGTAGTAAAAGGCTCCTACTGGAACCAGGATAACCTGCAGAATGCAGATCCTGTCTGTGTTTTGGACAGAGCCAGTGCATTATATCTGTTCGGTACCGATGATATTATAGGAATGGATATGGAAATTTCGGTAGAGAATACCTTACAGACTGTTCGAATCACAGGGGTTCGTGACTCTGACCCTGATACTATGGCCGCAAATGAACAGGCCATGACCATGTTTGGCATGCAGATGCCGGTTTATCTGGAAATGCCATATACGGTATCAGAGCTCTGGGGAAACCCTATTGAGAATTTTTCCGGAATAACTGCTTATCTGAACTCCAGTGAAGACAGCAATGCAGTGACAAAAGAAACAATTCAGACCCTTACCTCCCGTCATATCGGAGAGGGCGATAATCTGTTCATCAAACAGAATATGATGGAGCAGCTCACAGAGACCATGGGGACTGTCCTGGACGCGGTTACTGCCTTCATTGCACTTGTAGCCGGAATCTCTCTGCTGGTGGGCGGTATCGGTGTTATGAATATCATGTTGGTATCCGTAACGGAGCGCACCCGCGAGATTGGAATACGAAAAGCACTTGGGGCAAAGACTTCATCTATCATCGCCCAGTTTTTATGCGAATCCGCCATCATCTCAGGAATCGGGGGGATTATCGGTATTATCCTGGGTGCAGGAATCTCTTATCTGATTTCTGCACTGAAAATCGCAGGGCTTTCCGCCAGGCTATCGCCTTTAGCTATTGTACTGACCACCTGCTTTTCCTGCGGTGTGGGAATCATCTTTGGTATCTATCCTGCCCGTAAGGCTGCGCATATGCGTCCGATTGAAGCTCTTCGGCAGATGTAA
- the glf gene encoding UDP-galactopyranose mutase encodes MKYDYLIVGAGLFGAVFAYEAKKKGKSVLVIDKRNHVAGNIYTKNMEGINVHQYGAHIFHTSNKKIWDYVNQFAEFNHYINAPIAVYKNELYNLPFNMNTFSKMWNIRTPRQAKEIIEKQISELAITEPKNLEEQALSLAGRDVYEKLIKGYTEKQWGRNCRELPAFIIKRLPFRYTYDNNYFNDRFQGIPIGGYTGIVEKMLEGIPVLTNTDYGEFSKKNPDTAERILFTGMIDSYFDYRLGALEYRSVRFETEVLDCDNYQGNAVVNYTEREIPYTRIIEHKHFEFGNQPKTVISREYSSEWKVGMEPYYPVNDEKNNALFAKYQELAENEKHVFFGGRLGNYKYYDMDKVITAALKTTEKEL; translated from the coding sequence ATGAAATATGATTATCTTATCGTAGGTGCGGGACTGTTTGGAGCTGTTTTTGCTTATGAAGCTAAAAAAAAGGGAAAGTCAGTTCTTGTCATTGATAAAAGAAACCATGTAGCCGGCAATATCTATACGAAAAATATGGAAGGAATTAACGTCCATCAATACGGTGCCCATATTTTTCACACATCGAACAAAAAAATATGGGATTATGTGAATCAGTTTGCAGAGTTTAATCATTATATTAACGCACCAATTGCTGTTTATAAGAACGAACTTTATAATCTCCCGTTTAATATGAACACATTCAGCAAGATGTGGAATATCAGAACTCCGCGGCAGGCAAAGGAAATCATAGAAAAACAGATTTCAGAGCTTGCGATAACGGAACCGAAAAATCTGGAGGAGCAGGCGCTTTCACTGGCGGGCCGGGATGTTTATGAGAAGCTTATTAAAGGCTATACTGAGAAGCAGTGGGGCAGGAATTGCAGGGAACTGCCTGCTTTTATAATCAAAAGGCTGCCTTTCCGCTATACTTATGACAATAACTATTTCAATGACAGATTTCAGGGAATCCCAATAGGCGGTTATACCGGAATTGTGGAAAAGATGCTGGAAGGGATTCCGGTGCTTACAAATACCGATTATGGGGAGTTCAGTAAAAAAAATCCTGACACAGCAGAAAGAATCCTCTTTACCGGCATGATAGACTCTTACTTTGATTATCGGCTGGGGGCCCTGGAATACCGTTCTGTACGATTTGAAACCGAAGTTCTGGATTGCGACAACTATCAGGGAAATGCAGTAGTCAATTATACAGAGCGGGAGATTCCCTATACCAGGATTATCGAACATAAACATTTTGAATTTGGGAATCAGCCGAAGACAGTCATTTCCAGAGAGTATTCCTCCGAGTGGAAGGTGGGCATGGAACCATATTATCCGGTGAATGATGAAAAAAATAATGCGTTATTTGCGAAATATCAGGAACTGGCAGAAAATGAGAAGCACGTGTTTTTTGGCGGCCGCTTGGGGAATTATAAGTATTATGATATGGATAAGGTGATAACTGCCGCACTTAAGACCACAGAAAAAGAGCTGTAG
- a CDS encoding DUF4364 family protein produces the protein MLESSFTLYKLIILYMLDKVSFPLTNNQISEFILDAGYTNYFSFQQAINELSDSNLVTTETIRNTTYYHMTEEGRETLDFFGKEISEDIRLEINTYLKKNKYELQSEASTLADYYKTTSQEYEVHCQVKERTGKLIEVVLTVPTENMARTICNNWPEKNQEIYSYIMQILT, from the coding sequence ATGCTTGAATCATCATTTACACTTTATAAATTAATCATACTTTACATGCTGGATAAAGTCTCTTTCCCACTGACAAATAACCAGATTTCCGAATTTATACTGGATGCCGGTTACACTAACTACTTCAGCTTTCAGCAAGCTATTAACGAATTAAGTGATTCTAACCTGGTGACCACAGAGACAATTCGCAATACAACCTATTATCACATGACGGAAGAAGGGCGGGAAACGCTTGATTTCTTTGGCAAAGAAATCTCTGAAGATATACGCCTTGAAATTAATACTTATTTGAAAAAAAACAAATATGAACTTCAAAGCGAGGCATCTACTCTGGCCGACTATTATAAGACCACCTCTCAGGAATACGAGGTTCACTGCCAGGTAAAAGAACGAACGGGCAAATTAATTGAGGTTGTCCTGACTGTTCCCACTGAGAATATGGCCAGGACAATCTGCAATAATTGGCCGGAGAAAAATCAGGAAATTTACTCATATATCATGCAGATATTAACCTGA
- a CDS encoding DUF2298 domain-containing protein — MRISKRGLFYLLGIIGIVLATLPLIKGDNVVFLKWWMMILILGIGFFPLTSHLFAGFEDKGWLFSKAISVAVSGFAVWALSCAGILKFTALTCLVTTIVSMMLCWGIGGCLSIRNNQKIWDLDWNLVLGEELIFMAAFFLWTYLAGFHPEAHGTEKFMDYGFMAAMMRSESLPAPDIWYSLKDMNYYYGGQYYAVFLTKLSFSDVSDTYNLMRTLVAGLLAGMSFSIVYQLVGGIESIKDSKTKKVIAALGGLLAGGAVVFAGNLHYLVYGVIGKALGWKKGLDYWFPNSTRYIGYNPETNDKCIHEFPSYSFVLGDLHAHVVNTMFIIVVVGLMLSWILKVRKEAEHEVRLNWRRCILDPHVIIGGLFIGIFQFTNYWDFVIYFTVIVICCIYTNLYHFQFRWKTALLSILIQSCEIFLIGLVTSLPFTRTFETMISGIGIAQNHTKIHQWLVLWGLPTALLVIFIFGLLMKYKGLGKLIRKADSSDIFAVIMGMCALGLVLIPEVVYVRDIYEDGYARSNTMFKLTYQAFILFGLIMSYIILRLLTWHGRKIPKLLGSLGLITLLSTFGYFGNAVYSWFGTVWDSGEYRCQDATRYLEAAFAEDAPAIRWLNEHVEGNPVVLEANGDSYSDYCRVSSMTGLPTVLGWYVHEWLWRGNPEELNKRAADIETIYTSKNTVQVESLLDKYDVSYIYVGKYEREKFPMLNDGVLQNLGEMVYVNKEMTQSSGLTYVIKINKS; from the coding sequence ATGAGAATTAGTAAAAGAGGGTTATTTTATCTTTTGGGAATCATTGGGATTGTATTGGCTACTCTTCCTTTGATAAAAGGTGATAATGTAGTATTTCTAAAATGGTGGATGATGATTCTGATTTTGGGGATTGGATTTTTTCCACTTACCAGCCACCTCTTTGCGGGCTTTGAAGATAAAGGATGGTTGTTTTCCAAAGCTATTTCAGTTGCGGTCAGTGGCTTTGCCGTATGGGCGCTTAGCTGTGCGGGGATTTTGAAATTTACGGCGCTTACCTGTCTGGTCACAACGATTGTATCTATGATGCTGTGCTGGGGAATCGGCGGCTGTCTGTCAATACGGAATAATCAGAAAATATGGGATCTGGACTGGAATCTGGTTTTGGGAGAAGAACTGATTTTTATGGCGGCTTTCTTTCTGTGGACTTATCTGGCGGGCTTTCATCCGGAAGCACATGGTACAGAAAAATTCATGGATTATGGCTTTATGGCTGCCATGATGCGCAGTGAATCACTTCCGGCTCCGGATATCTGGTACAGCCTGAAAGATATGAATTATTATTATGGCGGACAGTACTATGCGGTCTTTTTAACAAAGCTCAGCTTCAGTGATGTGTCGGATACCTACAATCTGATGCGCACACTGGTGGCAGGGTTATTGGCAGGTATGTCGTTTTCCATCGTTTATCAGCTTGTAGGAGGAATAGAATCCATAAAGGATTCTAAGACAAAAAAGGTAATAGCTGCATTGGGAGGTCTGCTGGCAGGCGGTGCGGTGGTTTTTGCAGGAAACCTTCATTATCTGGTTTATGGTGTGATAGGGAAAGCCCTGGGCTGGAAAAAAGGACTGGATTACTGGTTTCCTAATTCCACCCGATACATTGGTTATAATCCTGAAACGAATGATAAGTGTATCCACGAGTTTCCGAGCTACTCCTTTGTTCTGGGAGACTTGCATGCACATGTAGTCAATACCATGTTCATTATCGTAGTGGTGGGGTTGATGCTTTCCTGGATTCTTAAGGTGCGAAAGGAAGCAGAACATGAGGTCAGATTGAATTGGAGGCGGTGCATACTGGATCCACATGTTATCATAGGTGGGTTATTTATCGGTATCTTTCAGTTTACAAATTACTGGGATTTTGTGATTTATTTTACCGTGATTGTAATATGCTGTATCTATACTAATTTATATCACTTTCAATTCAGATGGAAGACGGCACTGTTGTCGATTTTGATTCAATCGTGCGAAATTTTCCTGATAGGGCTGGTTACTTCACTGCCGTTTACACGGACATTTGAAACTATGATTTCAGGTATTGGAATTGCCCAAAATCATACAAAGATCCATCAGTGGCTGGTCCTCTGGGGACTTCCCACAGCGCTTCTGGTGATTTTTATTTTCGGACTTTTGATGAAGTACAAAGGGTTGGGAAAACTTATCAGAAAAGCTGACAGCTCGGATATATTTGCCGTTATCATGGGCATGTGTGCACTTGGGCTGGTTTTGATTCCGGAAGTGGTTTATGTTCGTGATATCTATGAGGATGGATATGCCCGTTCGAATACGATGTTTAAATTGACTTACCAGGCATTTATCCTATTTGGACTGATTATGAGCTACATCATCTTACGGCTTCTGACATGGCATGGCAGAAAGATACCAAAGCTATTGGGGAGCCTGGGACTGATTACTTTGCTGTCCACGTTTGGATATTTTGGAAATGCAGTCTATTCCTGGTTTGGGACCGTGTGGGATTCCGGTGAATACCGATGCCAGGATGCAACCCGCTATCTGGAGGCTGCCTTCGCTGAAGATGCGCCTGCCATCCGCTGGTTAAATGAACATGTAGAGGGAAATCCTGTGGTACTGGAGGCGAATGGGGACAGCTACAGTGATTACTGCAGGGTATCTTCCATGACAGGCCTTCCTACCGTTCTGGGTTGGTATGTCCATGAATGGCTGTGGAGAGGAAATCCGGAGGAACTGAACAAACGTGCGGCTGATATAGAAACCATCTATACGTCAAAGAATACAGTACAGGTGGAAAGTCTGCTGGATAAGTATGATGTGAGCTATATCTATGTGGGCAAGTATGAACGTGAGAAGTTTCCGATGCTCAATGATGGGGTTTTACAGAATTTAGGTGAGATGGTATACGTAAATAAAGAGATGACACAAAGTTCGGGTCTGACTTATGTGATAAAAATAAACAAGTCATAA
- a CDS encoding ABC transporter ATP-binding protein has translation MPSLIHMNQIYKIYNPGENEVRALDGVSLDIQEGEFVAIIGHSGSGKSTLMNMIGCLDEPTSGTYYLHGKNVLGMSDNEQSEVRNEELGFIFQGFNLIPNLDALGNVELPLIYRGLDRKKRRDLARYALNQVGLSSRMSHKPSEMSGGQQQRVAVARAIAARPPVILADEPTGNLDSHSTDEIMSILKNLHAAGKTVIIITHDPDIAEQAHRIIAISDGKIIKDTRTAL, from the coding sequence ATGCCTTCATTGATACATATGAATCAGATCTATAAAATCTATAATCCCGGGGAGAATGAAGTCAGAGCACTGGATGGTGTGAGTCTTGATATTCAGGAGGGAGAATTCGTCGCCATCATCGGTCATTCCGGTTCGGGTAAATCGACATTGATGAATATGATCGGATGCCTGGATGAACCTACATCCGGCACCTATTATCTCCACGGAAAGAATGTGCTTGGTATGTCTGATAACGAGCAGTCAGAGGTACGTAATGAGGAACTCGGATTTATCTTCCAGGGATTTAATCTGATTCCTAATCTGGATGCCCTTGGAAATGTGGAGCTTCCGCTGATTTACCGGGGACTGGACCGGAAGAAGCGCAGGGATTTAGCCCGATATGCCCTGAATCAGGTGGGATTATCTTCACGAATGTCCCACAAACCATCAGAGATGTCAGGCGGTCAGCAGCAGCGGGTGGCGGTAGCCCGTGCCATTGCTGCAAGACCTCCCGTGATACTTGCCGATGAACCCACAGGAAATCTGGATTCTCATTCGACAGATGAAATCATGAGCATTCTGAAAAACCTGCATGCAGCGGGCAAAACCGTCATTATTATTACTCATGATCCGGATATCGCCGAACAGGCTCACCGCATAATTGCAATCAGCGACGGAAAAATCATTAAGGACACTCGTACAGCATTGTGA
- a CDS encoding replication-associated recombination protein A, translating to MDLFDYMSEKKKESESPLASRMRPVTLEEVVGQEHIIGKDKLLYRAIKADKLSSIIFYGPPGTGKTTLAKVIANTTSAKFTQLNATTAGKKDMEEVIREAKESLGMYGEKTILFVDEIHRFNKGQQDYLLPFVEDGTIILIGATTENPYFEVNGALISRSIIFELKPLEKEDIKKLLERAVTDKKKGLGSFDVVLEEDAEDFLADISGGDARAALNAIELGVLTTNPGADGKVHIDLDTASECIQKRVVRYDKSGDQHYDTISAFIKSMRGSDPDAAVYYLARMLYAGEDIKFIARRIMICASEDVGNADPEALQVAVSAALAVERIGMPESAIILSQAVTYVASAPKSNAACNAVFEAMDSVKNHKTTIPVHLQDAHYKGSSKMGHGVGYKYAHDYPNHYVKQQYLPDEIENTVFYRPSDMGYERKIREHLLGLKASD from the coding sequence ATGGATTTATTTGACTACATGTCGGAAAAGAAAAAGGAAAGCGAATCCCCTCTGGCATCCAGGATGCGTCCCGTAACGCTGGAGGAGGTCGTAGGGCAGGAACATATCATAGGTAAGGATAAGCTGCTGTATCGCGCAATCAAAGCGGATAAGCTCAGTTCTATCATCTTTTACGGCCCGCCCGGAACAGGAAAGACAACACTTGCGAAGGTGATCGCCAATACGACCAGCGCAAAATTCACACAGCTTAATGCCACCACAGCTGGAAAAAAAGATATGGAAGAGGTGATCCGGGAGGCGAAGGAAAGCCTTGGAATGTACGGGGAGAAAACCATCCTCTTTGTGGACGAAATACATAGATTTAATAAGGGGCAGCAGGATTATCTTCTGCCGTTTGTGGAGGATGGAACGATCATTCTGATTGGAGCAACTACAGAAAATCCATACTTTGAGGTAAATGGTGCATTGATTTCCCGATCAATTATATTCGAGCTGAAGCCGCTGGAAAAAGAAGATATTAAAAAGCTTCTGGAACGTGCGGTAACGGATAAAAAAAAGGGTCTGGGCAGCTTTGATGTGGTGTTGGAAGAGGATGCAGAGGATTTTCTGGCAGATATTTCGGGAGGCGATGCAAGAGCCGCATTAAATGCGATTGAACTGGGTGTATTGACCACAAATCCCGGTGCGGATGGTAAGGTACATATTGACCTGGATACTGCATCGGAATGTATTCAGAAGCGGGTGGTGCGTTATGATAAAAGCGGCGACCAGCATTATGATACAATTTCGGCGTTTATCAAAAGTATGCGTGGATCAGATCCCGATGCAGCAGTATATTATCTGGCCCGGATGCTTTATGCCGGGGAAGACATTAAGTTTATTGCCAGAAGGATTATGATCTGTGCGTCGGAGGATGTGGGGAATGCCGACCCCGAAGCCTTACAGGTGGCTGTTTCCGCTGCACTTGCAGTTGAGCGGATTGGGATGCCGGAGTCGGCAATCATATTGTCTCAGGCTGTGACTTATGTGGCAAGCGCACCTAAGAGTAATGCCGCCTGTAATGCGGTCTTCGAGGCAATGGATTCGGTAAAAAATCACAAAACTACGATTCCGGTCCATCTTCAGGATGCACATTATAAAGGCTCTTCGAAGATGGGGCATGGAGTAGGCTATAAGTATGCCCATGATTATCCTAACCACTATGTAAAACAGCAGTATCTTCCAGATGAAATCGAAAATACGGTATTCTACCGGCCCTCAGATATGGGATATGAGCGGAAAATCAGGGAGCATCTCTTAGGACTTAAAGCTTCTGATTAA
- a CDS encoding DUF1836 domain-containing protein, protein MTIDTKDMLNSILESLSRIDYIKPDEVPNIDLYMDQVTTFMDAQLIHSKRYSEDKILTKTMINNYAKNDLLPPPVKKKYSREHMLMLIFIYYFKSILSITDIQTLLKPITDKYFDSDEKFNLTDVYDEVFSLEKEQIEAMKQDVIRRYKRSEETFQDAPEEEREYLKSFSFICMLAFDVYIKKQIIEKMIDSLGKKEEKSEKGKEK, encoded by the coding sequence ATGACTATAGATACGAAGGACATGCTGAACAGCATATTGGAAAGTTTATCGAGGATTGATTATATCAAACCTGATGAAGTTCCTAATATTGATTTATATATGGACCAGGTTACAACATTTATGGACGCACAGCTTATTCATTCCAAGAGGTATTCTGAAGATAAGATTCTGACCAAAACCATGATTAATAATTACGCGAAGAATGACCTTCTTCCTCCTCCGGTGAAGAAAAAGTATTCACGGGAACATATGCTGATGCTGATATTCATCTATTATTTTAAAAGCATTTTGTCAATTACGGACATTCAGACTTTGTTGAAACCGATTACGGATAAATATTTTGATTCGGATGAGAAATTTAATTTAACAGATGTCTATGATGAGGTTTTCAGTCTCGAAAAAGAGCAGATTGAGGCGATGAAGCAGGATGTAATCCGGCGCTATAAACGATCGGAGGAAACCTTCCAGGATGCTCCCGAAGAAGAACGGGAATATTTAAAATCATTTTCTTTCATCTGCATGCTTGCCTTTGATGTATATATAAAAAAACAGATCATAGAAAAGATGATTGACAGTCTGGGAAAAAAGGAAGAGAAGAGTGAAAAGGGAAAAGAAAAATAA